GCGACGCTTGCGCAGTGTGGCCACGCCGGCTTCTTCAAGACAGGTGTCGATCAGTTCAGGGGAGAGCACCTCGGAGAGGCTGGAGAAATCGTCGGGTACCGACTTGGCGATGGCATCAATAGCGTCGCTGAAATGCATGGACCTTCCCGTGTCAGTGTGCCTGACACGGGAAGGTCTCATGATCAACTTATTGAGAACAGGCTTAACTGACTGGCATTAGGCCATTGGCGGCACCTTTTTGATGCTCGCCGGGCTCTTTCCCAAGCTCGGCGGCGTGGTGTCGAGCATACCCGATGCGGTGCTCGGCGGCGCCGTGCTGATCATGTTCGGCATGATTGCCAGCGCCGGCATCAAGATGCTCAGCGGCATCGAGTTCAACAAGCGCAACATGGTCATCATTGGGCTGTCGCTGTCGGCGGCGATCGGCCTGCCGGCCCAGGAAGAGCTGTTCGCCACCTATTCGGAAAACGTGCGCGCGATCATCGAGTCGGGGCTGATTCCCGGCGCGCTGATCGCCATCGTGCTCAACCTGGTGCTGCCGCACGACAGGGGCAGCGTCGCTGAAAGCGCCTAGCGGCGCCCGGTGTTTCCATTTGCCTGAACGCAGCGAAAGGGACAGCGCCCGCCGACAAGGCGGGCGCTTCTGGTATCAGCCGCCGGACGGCGTCAGGCGGTATTCCACAATGGTCTGCGACTGGCGCAGGGTCGCCGCCAGCCGGGCCAGGTTCTTGTGGCCGTGGGTTTGCAGCACCATGGAATAGTGAAACAGCTGACCGTTTTCGCTCAGCCGGTAGCTCATGGTCTTGACCTTGCAGCCGTGGCGGGCGATCAGCGCGCGCACCTGGTCTTCGTCTGCCACGGCGTCGATGGGGTAGCACAGCTCGTGGTCGGCAAAGAGCTCGGTGGGGATGAGCGTCTCCACCCGGCGGAAAAGCGACAGCGTCAACAGCGTCGCCGCCGTGGCCACCACCGCCGGCAGGAGAAAGCCCACGCCGTAGAGGATGCCCAGTACCGAGGTCATCCAGATCGAGGCGGCGGTGGTCAGCCCGTGCACCGTGAGCCCTTCCTTGAAGATGACCCCGGCGCCGAGAAAGCCGATGCCGGTCATGATGTCCTGGGACATGCGGGTGGGGTCGGCGCGGATCGACGACATCGGCAGGCTGGGGTCGAGCCACTGGGCCTGGTGGGTGGAAAGCAGCATCAACAGCGCCGAGGCGGCGCACACCAGGGCGTGGGTGCGAAAGCCCGCCGGGCGGCCGTGAAAGCTGCGCTCAAGGCCGATCAGGCTGCCCGCCAGCCAGGCGGCGCCAAGGTAGAGCAGCAGGGTCGTGGTGTCGTCGGACATGGCAAGCTCCTGAAGCGCGCGGAAGAAACGCCGCTTGATCAGCGCATTGGGGTCAGGTCACCTAGGGTGTGTTAACAATCATTAGTTTCGTTTAAACTGATTTAGTATTCATAGATTTTGGTGGGCCATGAGTCGGTTGAAGTTACGCGATGATCAGTGGGAGCGAATCGAGCACCTGCTCCCCGGCAAAGCCTCAGACTGTGGGGTAACTGCCAAGGACAATCGCCTGTTCGTGGAAGCCGTGCTCTGGATCGCTCGGACCGGCGCCCCGTGGCGTGATCTTCCCGAATCTTTTGGGCGCTGGCACACCGTCTACATGCGGTATAACCGTTGGTCACGAAAGGGCGTTTGGCAGCGTATTTTTGACACAGTAGCCGACGATCCCGATCTAGGGCCTGTTGACGTTTCATGGCAGGGGTATTGGCAGGATAGGGGCAAGCTCGCAGAATAAAGGTTCCCACACCAACAAACTGCAAGCCTGCCATGCCCCGACAAATGCTCACGGATGAACACTGGTCGAAGCTGAAACCTATCCTGCTTCAACAAGGTATTTATGACAAGGCCGACTTGCGTACCACGATAGAAGGCATCCTTTATCGGATGCGCACCGGCTGCCCGTGGCGGGACCTACCGGAGACGTTTGGCCCCTGGAACACGGTCTACAAGCGTTTTAACGCCTGGTCAGCGAGTGGAAAGCTGATGAGGCTTTTCAGCTCTCTGGTGGAGGAGCCTGATGTTGAGTGGCTGTTCATTGATGGCTCCTACGTCAAGGCCCACCAGGACAGCACCGGAGCTGCCACGGAAGACGCAGAAGCCATTGGCAAAAGTCGTGCAGGCAATACCAGCAAGATCCACTTGACCGTAGATGCCTATGGGCTACCGATCACCTTCAGAATAACCGGGGGTGAGGTGCACGACAGCACGGAAGCCCGGGCATTGATTGACGATTTGCCAGCGGGTGATGCATTGGTGGCTGACAAGGGCTATGACAGCGAGCGTATCCGTGGACAGATCGAAGCCAAGGGCATGGCTGCCGTCATTCCACGCAAACGCAACTCAAAGAAAGGAAATGCCAATCTGGACAGAGGCTTATATCGCTATCGGCATCTGGTTGAGAATGCCTTTGCTCGATTGAAGCCGTATCGCGCCATCGCAACGCGTTACGACAAGCTCAAGCGAAACTACGAAAGCATGGTGGCCTTGGCCTGCGGCTTTTTATGGCTGCCCATGTGAAACGTCAACACGCCCTAGCAATACCGCCTGCTCGGGCGTGGGATAAAACCGTTCTTTGTAGGCGCGTTTTGTCATGCTGTATAAATATCAGGCTATGCTCAGGATTTCAACCGGGCACCGCATGGCGGTGCGCGCTTATACCACCGCCCGCATTGGGCGATGCTTTACGCGCAGGTTGGTAAAAAATCGCTATCCGGCTCGGCGCTGGCGGCCTTTCTCCCGTGACGCCCCGCGACGACCGCCAGCGCGGCCCTTTGACGTACGTCAAGGAAAGCGCGGATTTTTGAGGCTATCGGCTTTCAAACTACCTCTTTTGGGTTATCTTCAAGGTTAAAAAGACATTAAAGAAGACATTAAAAAAGCACGGCGTGCGATGCTATCGCGCTCGCCTAACGCCCGTGCACCGCACCGTGAAGCATAAAATCAAGGGAGCACTCCATGGCACACCGCACACTGGGCACGCTGGCCGCTGCCGGCCTGCTGGTGATAGCCGCCGGCGCCGGCGCCGACGACCTGCAGCAGCGCGCCGCCAAGCAGTTCAAGCCCATCCCCCAGTACCCGCCGGTGATCGACGGCAACGAAATGACCGACGACAAGATCACCCTGGGCAAAATGCTGTTCTTCGAGCCGCGCCTGTCGGCCAGCCACCTGATCAGCTGCAACACCTGCCACAACGTCGGCATGGGCGGCCATGACTACCTGCCGGTCGCCATCGGCCACGGCTGGCAGAAGGGCCCGCGCAACTCGCCCACGGTGTATAACGCCGTGTTCAACGCCGCCCAGTTCTGGGACGGCCGCGCTGCCGACCTCGCCGAACAGGCCAAGGGCCCGGTGCAGGCCGGCGTGGAAATGAGCAGCACCCCCCAGCGCGTCGAGGACACGCTTTCCAGCATGCCCGAGTACGTCGAGCGCTTCCGCCGGGCCTTCCCCGGCGAAGAGAACCCGGTCAGCTTCGACCACATGGCTACCGCCATCGAAGCCTTTGAAGCCACGCTGATCACCCCGGACGCGCCCTTCGACCGCTACCTGCGCGGCGACACCGGTGCCCTGGACGATCAGGAGCAGCGCGGGCTGGCGCTGTTCATGGACAAGGGCTGCGTCTCCTGTCACAGCGGCATCAACCTGGGCGGTCAGAACTACTATCCGTTCGGCCTTGTGGCCCGCCCTGACGGCAAGATTCTACCCAGCGGCGACAAGGGCCGCTTTGCGGTAACCGAAACCGAGTCGGACGAATACGTGTTCCGCGCCGCGCCGCTGCGCAACATTGCGCTGACCGCGCCCTACTTCCACTCGGGCGCCGTCTGGGACCTGGAAGAGGCCGTGGCGGTGATGGGCACGGCCCAGCTGGGCGCCGAGCTTGGCGAGGAGGAAGTCACCGACATTACCGCCTTCCTGCACACCCTGACCGGCGACGTGCCGAGCATCACCTACCCCGAGCTTCCGCCCAGCACCGACGCCACCCCGCGCCCGGACCCGAGCGCGCCCACGCCGTAACGCCGGCCTTGTGGCACCTTTCATGTACGGGCAGCCTTTTGGCTGCCCGCTTTTTTGGGCGGCACTGGCAGCCGGCGTCACGGCGCATTAAGCTAGGGTCTGTTGACGTTTCATGGCAGGGGTATTGGCAGGATAGGGGCAAGCTCACAGAATAAAGGTTCCTAAGCCAACAAACTGCAAGCCTGCCATGCCCCGACAAATGCTCACGGATGAACACTGGCCGAAGCTGAAATCTATCCTGCTTCAACAAGGTATTTATGACAAGACCGATCTGCGTACCACGGTGGAAGGCATCCTTTATCGGATGCGAACCGGCTGCCCGTGGCGGGACCTACCGGAGGCGTTTGGCCCCTGGAACACGGTCTACAAGCGCTTCAACGCCTGGTCAGCGAGTGGAAAGCTGATGAGGATTTTCATCTCTCTGGTGGAAGATCCTGATGTCGAGTGGCTATTTATTGATGGTTCCTACGTCAAGGCTCACCAAGATAGCACTGGGGCTGCCACGGAAGATGCAGAAGCCATTGGCAAAAGTCGTGCAGGCAATACCAGCAAGATCCACTTGGCCGTGGATGCTTATGGGTTGCCGATCGCCTTCAGAATAACCGGGGGTGAAGTGCACGACAGCACGGAAGCCCAGGCATTGATTGACGGTTTGCCGGCAGGTGACGCGCTGGTGGCTGACAAAGGCTATGACAGTGAACGTATCCGTGAGCAGGTCGAAGCCAAAGGAATGGCTGCCGTCATTCCACGCAGGCGTAACTCGAAAAAAGGAAATGCCAATCTGGACAGAGGGTTATATCGCTACCGGCATCTGGTTGAGAATGCCTTTGCTCGATTGAAACCGTATCGCGCCATTGCGACGCGCTACGATAAGCTCAAACGAAATTACGAAAGCATGGTGGCCTTGGCATGCGGCTTTTTATGGCTACCAATGTGAAACGTCAACAGGCCCTAGCGCAATCGTTTGGCTGTGTGCGTTTTGTCTGGAACAACACCCTGGCATATCGCACCGAGGCCTACCAGGAGCGCGAAGAAACCATCTCGCACTCGGCAGCGGAAAAGCGGCTGGTGGCCCTCAAGGCGGAATACCCATGGCTGCAGGACGTGTCCAGCGTCATTCTGCAACAGGCCCTGCGCGATCAAAATTCCGCCTTCGACAACTTCTTCAACCCAAAGCTGAAAGCGCGGTATCCGCGTTTCAAGGCCAAGGACGGTCGGCAATCCATCCGGCTGACCAGGGCGGCCTTCCGCTATCGGGACGGAGAGATCACTATCGCCAAGACGAAGACGCCCTTGCCGATCCGCTGGAGCCGGCCTCTGCCCAGCGCCCCATCCAGCGTGACGATTTCGCGCGACCGGGCCGGACGCTATTTCATCAGTTGCCTGTGCGAATTCACGCCCGAGCCATTGCCGACCTCTCCCCGCGCCGTCGGCATCGATCTGGGGCTGACCGATCTGTTCATCACCAGCAACGGGCAGAAGGCCGGCAATCCGCGCCACCTCAAGCGGTATGCCGCCAGGCTGGCGTATCGGCAACGCCGGCTGGCGAAAAAGCAGAAGGGCTCGAACAACCGCCACAAAATGCGCCGGAAAGTGGCGCGTCTGCATGCCAAAATCGCGGACTGCCGCCGCGATGCGATCCACAAGGCCACTCGTGCACTGATCAACGAAAACCAAGTGATCTGTGTCGAGTCGCTGAACATCACCGGCATGGTCAAGAACCGTGCCCTGGCCAGAGCTATCAGCGATGCCGGCTGGGGCGAGTTCGTGCGCCAGCTTGCCTACAAAGCCGAATGGGCCGGCCGTCAACTGGTTCAGGTGAGCCAGTGGCTGCCCAGCAGCAAAATATGCCACGGCTGCGGCCATCGAGTCGAAAAGCTGCCGTTGTCGCAGCGCCATTGGCACTGTGATGGCTGTGGCCGAGCCATCGACCGCGACATCAACGCGGCGAACAATATCCGAACCGCCGGACTGGCGGGGCTAGCCTGTGGAGCGACCGGAGCGGGGGCCGTGGCCTAGCCACGGTCTAGTGAAGGCGTGTCGAAGCAGGAAGGTTCTCGGGGTGACCCAAGAACCCTCGCCCAAAGCGCTTGGCGCGGCGGGCGGGGAGTGTCAGCCGCAATAAACATTCGTGGGTGTATGATAGTTGGGCCCCGGCGCTCGGACGCCGGCTATTTTTCGCTTGTCTTTCAGGAAGTCATGCTCATGTTGAAAAAATCTGCCGCGCTGCTGGCGTCGACAGCCGCGCTGTTTGCCTTCAGCCAGAGCGCCCTGGCGCTCAGCGTATCGGCCAATGCCCACCAGGACGGCTACGGCGTCCAGGCAAGCCAAAGCATCCTGCCTACCGTGCGCGCCGGTGCGGGGTACTTCACCTCGGACGACAGCGGTCACCATGCGGATATTTATTCCGGCTCGCTGATGTTTTCACCGCCCCTGCCGGTGGCCGACGTCGACGTCGGCGCCCGCTACCA
This DNA window, taken from Halomonas piscis, encodes the following:
- a CDS encoding solute carrier family 23 protein → MLAGLFPKLGGVVSSIPDAVLGGAVLIMFGMIASAGIKMLSGIEFNKRNMVIIGLSLSAAIGLPAQEELFATYSENVRAIIESGLIPGALIAIVLNLVLPHDRGSVAESA
- a CDS encoding MgtC/SapB family protein, with the translated sequence MSDDTTTLLLYLGAAWLAGSLIGLERSFHGRPAGFRTHALVCAASALLMLLSTHQAQWLDPSLPMSSIRADPTRMSQDIMTGIGFLGAGVIFKEGLTVHGLTTAASIWMTSVLGILYGVGFLLPAVVATAATLLTLSLFRRVETLIPTELFADHELCYPIDAVADEDQVRALIARHGCKVKTMSYRLSENGQLFHYSMVLQTHGHKNLARLAATLRQSQTIVEYRLTPSGG
- a CDS encoding IS5 family transposase, whose protein sequence is MSRLKLRDDQWERIEHLLPGKASDCGVTAKDNRLFVEAVLWIARTGAPWRDLPESFGRWHTVYMRYNRWSRKGVWQRIFDTVADDPDLGPVDVSWQGYWQDRGKLAE
- a CDS encoding IS5 family transposase, which codes for MPRQMLTDEHWSKLKPILLQQGIYDKADLRTTIEGILYRMRTGCPWRDLPETFGPWNTVYKRFNAWSASGKLMRLFSSLVEEPDVEWLFIDGSYVKAHQDSTGAATEDAEAIGKSRAGNTSKIHLTVDAYGLPITFRITGGEVHDSTEARALIDDLPAGDALVADKGYDSERIRGQIEAKGMAAVIPRKRNSKKGNANLDRGLYRYRHLVENAFARLKPYRAIATRYDKLKRNYESMVALACGFLWLPM
- a CDS encoding helix-turn-helix domain-containing protein; its protein translation is MTKRAYKERFYPTPEQAVLLGRVDVSHGQP
- a CDS encoding cytochrome-c peroxidase yields the protein MAHRTLGTLAAAGLLVIAAGAGADDLQQRAAKQFKPIPQYPPVIDGNEMTDDKITLGKMLFFEPRLSASHLISCNTCHNVGMGGHDYLPVAIGHGWQKGPRNSPTVYNAVFNAAQFWDGRAADLAEQAKGPVQAGVEMSSTPQRVEDTLSSMPEYVERFRRAFPGEENPVSFDHMATAIEAFEATLITPDAPFDRYLRGDTGALDDQEQRGLALFMDKGCVSCHSGINLGGQNYYPFGLVARPDGKILPSGDKGRFAVTETESDEYVFRAAPLRNIALTAPYFHSGAVWDLEEAVAVMGTAQLGAELGEEEVTDITAFLHTLTGDVPSITYPELPPSTDATPRPDPSAPTP
- a CDS encoding IS5 family transposase; amino-acid sequence: MPRQMLTDEHWPKLKSILLQQGIYDKTDLRTTVEGILYRMRTGCPWRDLPEAFGPWNTVYKRFNAWSASGKLMRIFISLVEDPDVEWLFIDGSYVKAHQDSTGAATEDAEAIGKSRAGNTSKIHLAVDAYGLPIAFRITGGEVHDSTEAQALIDGLPAGDALVADKGYDSERIREQVEAKGMAAVIPRRRNSKKGNANLDRGLYRYRHLVENAFARLKPYRAIATRYDKLKRNYESMVALACGFLWLPM
- a CDS encoding RNA-guided endonuclease InsQ/TnpB family protein; the encoded protein is MRLFMATNVKRQQALAQSFGCVRFVWNNTLAYRTEAYQEREETISHSAAEKRLVALKAEYPWLQDVSSVILQQALRDQNSAFDNFFNPKLKARYPRFKAKDGRQSIRLTRAAFRYRDGEITIAKTKTPLPIRWSRPLPSAPSSVTISRDRAGRYFISCLCEFTPEPLPTSPRAVGIDLGLTDLFITSNGQKAGNPRHLKRYAARLAYRQRRLAKKQKGSNNRHKMRRKVARLHAKIADCRRDAIHKATRALINENQVICVESLNITGMVKNRALARAISDAGWGEFVRQLAYKAEWAGRQLVQVSQWLPSSKICHGCGHRVEKLPLSQRHWHCDGCGRAIDRDINAANNIRTAGLAGLACGATGAGAVA